The window GTGCGGGGCAACGCCCAGCTTCACGGCATTTTCCGAGATGAGGGCCGCCGCCTTCTTGTTCATTTCCACAAACCAGCCCTCTTCCGCACCGCGGCTGAGCGCCTCGAAAGTCAGCGCGCCGCTTCCGGCAAAGAGGTCCAGTACACGTATGTCAGGCCAGTAGAGGCCCCGTGCCTCCAGCATGGAGAAAATGGCCTGCCGCACTTTTGATGTGGCAGGCCGATAGCCCGGCCCTTCCGTGGTTTTGAGGCTTCTGCCTCCATATTCACCAGCAATGATTCGCATGTAATCTGCAGTCCGCTATACCTGAGACAGGAAACTCAGGATTTCGCTATTCAGTTCAACAAGACGGTCGCGTATTTCGACCTGTTCCATCCAATCTTTCTCTTCAACCCTTTCAAGACGCTTGCGCAACTGAGCCATCTTGGCCTCGGTTTCCCCGATGAGGAACATCCAGTCCACTCTGGGCTGGGCGCGCAGCTTGTCCACCACGGCTTCCACAATCCTGCCGGGCTTCAGCGTAAGCTCTTCAAGGTAGTCGGGAATGTGCACGGTAAGGTTAAACTGCTCTTCGAGCAGGCCGCCAAGGGTCTGCTGCGACAATTCTTCACCATGCACCAAAAAAACTTCCATTTCGGGACGGGCGATGTTTTTGACCCAATCCAGAATCTGGCTCTGGCCCGCATGCCCCGAGAATCCGCCAATGGTAAACACCTTTGCGCGGATGGCAACATCTTCATTGAACAAACGCACTGTTTCAGCGCCATCAACGATCTTGCGGCCCGGAGTGCCTTGCCCCTGATAGCCCACGAACACGATGGAAGCGCCTTCTTTCCAGATGTTGTGACGCAGGTGGTGCTTCACACGACCGGCGTTACACATGCCGCT is drawn from Desulfovibrio mangrovi and contains these coding sequences:
- the rsmD gene encoding 16S rRNA (guanine(966)-N(2))-methyltransferase RsmD produces the protein MRIIAGEYGGRSLKTTEGPGYRPATSKVRQAIFSMLEARGLYWPDIRVLDLFAGSGALTFEALSRGAEEGWFVEMNKKAAALISENAVKLGVAPHRYRVFAEDMKNVVSKRAAEPFDLIFIDPPYGFNFLTPALKAVLRFGWLAEGGFICAEVESKLPLPPEAEHPDLELIANRAYGQTRILLWTAKENG